In Bacillota bacterium, the DNA window TCGAAGCTGCACTCCGGGGCCCCCGGGGCCGGGGTCGCTCAATCTTCGGCCCTGGCCGCCTCGCCCGGCTCCTCCCGTCCCAACTCCTCGAGCTGGGCCAGGATCATGCCCCGGAGCTTCATCCGGAAGGAGGCTGCCTCCTTGCGGGTGGACTCGTAGTCGCGGGCGATCCGGGAGGCCTCCTCGCGGGCGGCGGCGATCTTCTTCTCCGCCTCACCCTGGGCCGCCTTAATAATCAGGTCGGCCTCGTGCTTGGCGTTGGCCTTGACCTCTTCGGCTGTCGATTGAGCCACGACGAGGGTGTTGTTGAGGGTCTCCTCGATCCGCTTGAACTGGGCGATCTTCTCCTCAGCTTGGCCGAACTCGGTCTTCAGCCGGTCAATCTCGCGGAGCATTTCTTCGTAGTCACGGACCACCTGATCGAGAAACTCGTCCACTTCTTCTTCGCTGTATCCGCGGAACGACTTGCGGAACTCCTTGTTATGGACGTCAAGCGGCGTCAGGACTGGCATCTGACCACCTCCGAAAGGGTTGACGAGAGCTACGCGGTCTACCAGCCGGCTCGGGCGAGCAGGCTAATCAGGATTTTGACGATCCAATCGACGAGGAAGATGGCGATGATCGGCGAAATATCGAGTCCGCCGAGGTCGGGAATGAGCCGGCGGATGGGCTGCAGGATTGGCTCGGT includes these proteins:
- a CDS encoding DivIVA domain-containing protein, with translation MPVLTPLDVHNKEFRKSFRGYSEEEVDEFLDQVVRDYEEMLREIDRLKTEFGQAEEKIAQFKRIEETLNNTLVVAQSTAEEVKANAKHEADLIIKAAQGEAEKKIAAAREEASRIARDYESTRKEAASFRMKLRGMILAQLEELGREEPGEAARAED